A single region of the Pararge aegeria chromosome 20, ilParAegt1.1, whole genome shotgun sequence genome encodes:
- the LOC120632747 gene encoding bifunctional methylenetetrahydrofolate dehydrogenase/cyclohydrolase, mitochondrial isoform X2 has protein sequence MMARALDGKALAKEIKDELKIKIHNWINAGHRAPSLRCIIVGQDPASHTYVKNKIAAATEIGIEAQTIKYDATLTEEALIAAIELLNNDKTVDGILVQLPLPNSIDERRVCNAVAPEKDVDGFHITNVGQLCLDMPTIVPATALAVIEMLKRFKIDTFGRNAVVVGRSKNVGLPIAMMLHSDKNHDSGLGMDATVTICHRHTPPAQLELHCRNADIIITATGVPKLIKADMIKPGATIIDVGITRITDEQGKTKLVGDVDYDEVVKVAGAVTPVPGGVGPMTVAMLMHNTFQAAQKIWQQ, from the exons ATGATGGCACGAGCCCTCGACGGTAAAGCCCTAGCAAAGGAAATAAAGGATGAACTAAAAATCAAGATCCACAACTGGATTAACGCCGGACACAGAGCTCCATCTCTTCGTTGCATTATTGTTGGTCAGGATCCAGCGAGCCATACTTACGTTAAAAACAAGATTGCTGCTGCAACCGAAATTGGAATAGAGGCACAGACTATAAAATATGATGCGACTTTAACAGAAGAGGCTTTAATTGCGGCTATTGAGctattaaataatgataaaactgTGGATGGTATATTAGTTCAATTACCATTGCCAAATAGTATTGATGAGCGGAGAGTGTGTAATGCTGTGGCCCCGGAGAAGGATGTTGACGGATTCCATATAACAAATGTTGGACAACTATGCTTGGATATGCCTACTATTGTTCCTGCTACTGCACTCGCTGTTATAGAGATGTTGAAAAG attcaAAATCGACACATTCGGACGCAATGCAGTAGTTGTGGGACGATCTAAAAACGTGGGATTGCCGATAGCGATGATGTTGCACAGCGATAAGAATCACGATAGCGGGCTAGGCATGGACGCGACCGTGACCATATGTCACAGGCATACGCCGCCGGCACAACTTGAACTGCACTGCCGTAACGCGGATATTATAATCACAGCTACTg GTGTACCTAAACTCATAAAGGCCGATATGATAAAGCCGGGGGCTACAATAATTGATGTGGGGATCACGAGGATTACAGACGAGCAAGGCAAGACGAAGCTAGTGGGCGACGTAGACTATGATG AGGTAGTCAAAGTAGCGGGTGCAGTGACCCCAGTACCTGGTGGAGTGGGACCTATGACAGTAGCTATGCTCATGCACAACACTTTCCAAGCTGCGCAGAAGATTTGGCAACAGTAA
- the LOC120632747 gene encoding bifunctional methylenetetrahydrofolate dehydrogenase/cyclohydrolase, mitochondrial isoform X1 gives MRHRICLRIVSTVLNTKMRSHTYIDSLGSARMMARALDGKALAKEIKDELKIKIHNWINAGHRAPSLRCIIVGQDPASHTYVKNKIAAATEIGIEAQTIKYDATLTEEALIAAIELLNNDKTVDGILVQLPLPNSIDERRVCNAVAPEKDVDGFHITNVGQLCLDMPTIVPATALAVIEMLKRFKIDTFGRNAVVVGRSKNVGLPIAMMLHSDKNHDSGLGMDATVTICHRHTPPAQLELHCRNADIIITATGVPKLIKADMIKPGATIIDVGITRITDEQGKTKLVGDVDYDEVVKVAGAVTPVPGGVGPMTVAMLMHNTFQAAQKIWQQ, from the exons ATGAGGCATAGAATATGCTTGCGTATTGTCAGTACAGTTCTGAATACGAAAATGAGAAGTCACACGTACATTGATTCTTTGGGCTCGGCCAG AATGATGGCACGAGCCCTCGACGGTAAAGCCCTAGCAAAGGAAATAAAGGATGAACTAAAAATCAAGATCCACAACTGGATTAACGCCGGACACAGAGCTCCATCTCTTCGTTGCATTATTGTTGGTCAGGATCCAGCGAGCCATACTTACGTTAAAAACAAGATTGCTGCTGCAACCGAAATTGGAATAGAGGCACAGACTATAAAATATGATGCGACTTTAACAGAAGAGGCTTTAATTGCGGCTATTGAGctattaaataatgataaaactgTGGATGGTATATTAGTTCAATTACCATTGCCAAATAGTATTGATGAGCGGAGAGTGTGTAATGCTGTGGCCCCGGAGAAGGATGTTGACGGATTCCATATAACAAATGTTGGACAACTATGCTTGGATATGCCTACTATTGTTCCTGCTACTGCACTCGCTGTTATAGAGATGTTGAAAAG attcaAAATCGACACATTCGGACGCAATGCAGTAGTTGTGGGACGATCTAAAAACGTGGGATTGCCGATAGCGATGATGTTGCACAGCGATAAGAATCACGATAGCGGGCTAGGCATGGACGCGACCGTGACCATATGTCACAGGCATACGCCGCCGGCACAACTTGAACTGCACTGCCGTAACGCGGATATTATAATCACAGCTACTg GTGTACCTAAACTCATAAAGGCCGATATGATAAAGCCGGGGGCTACAATAATTGATGTGGGGATCACGAGGATTACAGACGAGCAAGGCAAGACGAAGCTAGTGGGCGACGTAGACTATGATG AGGTAGTCAAAGTAGCGGGTGCAGTGACCCCAGTACCTGGTGGAGTGGGACCTATGACAGTAGCTATGCTCATGCACAACACTTTCCAAGCTGCGCAGAAGATTTGGCAACAGTAA